One window from the genome of Brachyspira hampsonii encodes:
- a CDS encoding response regulator: protein MNYSAIIIDDDNNRLNKIKAALESSSIEVFIAENLYELISKIYKYSVKILVFNPNLVWINIMEFIAELKKLPNFNEFTIFFLYENIDIDLEKEAKKHNIICMKYPLHINKLITKIESL from the coding sequence ATGAATTACTCAGCTATAATAATAGATGATGATAATAATAGATTAAATAAAATCAAAGCTGCCTTAGAAAGTTCTTCAATAGAAGTATTCATAGCTGAAAATTTATATGAACTTATAAGTAAAATATATAAATACAGTGTAAAAATTTTGGTATTCAATCCTAATCTTGTATGGATAAATATCATGGAATTCATTGCAGAACTCAAAAAACTTCCAAATTTTAATGAATTTACTATATTCTTTTTATATGAAAATATAGACATAGACTTGGAAAAAGAAGCAAAAAAACATAATATAATATGTATGAAATATCCTCTTCATATAAATAAATTAATAACAAAAATAGAATCTCTATGA